AATTGAATGAAGGAGATCAAGTTGAGATTTATGCACAAAGTAGTGTAGATGGAGTATTAAGTCCTTCAGAAGACGGTTCACATTTTGAAGCTGCAAGATTCCCTTCTCCAATTAAATAAAGTCGAGTATACAGAAGATAAAGGATAATCCTCACCAAAATGGTGGGGATATTTTATTCTATTGAAAATAGTAACTGTTTGTCCAAGCTATTCTAATCTATATTGCATAGTATGTAATATTAAGTTTAAAGGGGGACTTACTACGTCTTATTATTACTGTAAGTATTGTAAAGATTACAAAGAGAAAAGTCATGATTGCTTCAGAAACAATAGTCAATGTGATAGAAAGTATGTAAAAGTGAATTGTTGTGATGATAAGAAAGAAAAACTTGTAAGAGCATCAGCATTTAGAGCTGTTAATACAACGAATCAACCTGTTCCTGAAAATACTTCAGTTAAAGTATTATTTCAAAATGAACAGTTTGATCTAGCAAATGAATATAACCAAGCAACATCTGTTTTTATTCCGAAAACGAAAGGGGTATACAGTGTATTAGGGAATATAACATTTTCTCCAAATGATTTTAATGTAAATTACAGAGCTAGAGTTGAAATTCGTGTGAATGGAAATTCAGCAATAGCAATAGATAATGATTTCTTTGGAACTGGGGTGTTTTTTAATAATGATGTTTCAGTAACGTCTATAGTTCAATTAGAAGCAGGAGATTCAGTTGAAGTTTTTGCTGAAAGTAGTGTTGCTGGAGTAATTGTTCAAAATGTTAATGGTTTGAATACGGTTCATTTTGAAGCAGCAAGATTTCCTTCTCCAATTAAATAACCAATAGAATAAAATACTTTTCAGTAGGTTAGTTAATCCCCTTTACCAAATGGTGGGGGATTATTATTGTTTTTCTAAAATATATAAGTAAATAGGTTAAGTATAGTTTGTTTCATGAGAATTTCGCATGCTAGGAAGTAAAGTTGAGAGTGCTCGCTTATTATGAGTATTTGATGTTCTGCAGGTAATAAAAAGCGTATAAAGATATGAGTAACATAGTTGTAAAAGTTCTTTGGCATTACATGTGCTAGCTGTCTAACGGAATAGAAAAGATATCTGGATTTATGTCCGTATAATTACATTTTTTCTTTACTATATAGAAATTACATATTTATCAAAGGTTTGTGAAAGTATTGCTATTGAATGGAAAGGAATAACATTAAGGCGATTACACTATATAAAAATAAAATAAATCCTAAGATGAGTAGTATTGGATGCAACTTGAACATATTTGACCTCCTTGAGTATAAAAGATTTTAATACAACTATGGTCAATTTAGAAGGGAAATATATTAGATGAATATAAAGTTTGAATGAATACACTAATGTAACAGAGGAATAAAAGTATAATAAATAATGGAGTAATATTGAATTAACATTGATTAAATTGTTTATCCCGCATTAACGGGCAGTAAGACCCCCACCTCAAAATTCAGCGGAAGCAAAGAAGTTAGATGGGGGATCAACTGCCCGTAAAAGCCCGATTGGTTCAACTAATAATCAGTGGGGGATGAACAAAACCCCCACTGATTAAAGTTTCACTTTATAAGTAAGCAGGAGGGGATTGCCTGTGAAATATAAAAATAAACAGGTTTATATGCATAGGATGAGGGATAAATAAAAAAAGAGCATACATAAACAGTACGCTCTAAAGAAAGATAGGTTTTATGAGTGGATAATCTCCATACGATAATATATGCTCGGTTAATAAAAACGTGTGAAAAATCAATAGAATATCAATGGAATATCATGAAATGAGTAATTTTAGTCTTTTACCAAAGTTGTTTAGCTAATCAGATTGTGGAGAGAATGGATTAACAATTTGAGAATGATCGCACTTCAGTTTCGTATTTCTTATAGTTTGGATATTGGGTAATAGTTTGACACCTAGGTGTGGAAAGTTGATTAATTATAGAAACATTTGTAATTACCTCGTTACAAGGACCGAAAAATGTAATTTTTAGTTTTGAGTTTGGTGGAACTTTGAAAACGATAGGTTTTTTTTCCATGAAATCAGCTCCTAAGACGCAGTATAGTATACTGCGTTTTTTGTTTAGTTTGTAATAGCGTATTAATATATAATATGAAATTTTTAGTTGAGTTGATAATGATATGGAGTTTTATGGTGTAATCAGATTATGAAAAATTAATAGAAACTTAATTAAAAGATTGTATGTTTTGAAAAACAATATAGATTTCCTTTATTTATATTATAGATAGCTATTATTAAGTATAGGTGGCTTTCAATAAAACAAGCTTTGAATATAATAATAAAAAGGGAAGGAATTGTATTGGGGTATATTATCGATATTTCTAAATGGAATGGAACTATAGATTGGGATATTGCAGCATCTAAGCTAGATTTAGTTATTGCTAGAGTTCAAGATGGCTCGAATACGATAGATTTTATGTATCAAAATTATGTGAATGAAATGAAGAAACGCAGTATTCCCTTTGGTAATTATGCATTTTGTCGCTTCATATCTATTGCTGATGCGAGGAAAGAGGCACAAGATTTTTGGAATCGTGGCGATAAATCTGCTAAGTTTTGGGTGGTGGACGTAGAAATTCAAACGATGATGGATATGCAAGGGGGGACACAAGCGTTTATAGACGAATTACGCCGTTTAGGTGCGAAAAAAATAGGGTTATAAGTAGGTACATGTTTTTAGGGATACGTAAAGGGTCATATTTGAATAAAAAGAACATGATATATAGTTTATTCAAATGAAATGAATTACATGTGGAAAACACATTGTTTACACATTAACATTGTATAGTTGTTCTTGTATCATAATAAAAGTGAGGTATTTTGAATTGAAAAAGAACAAGCTATTTTTAGGAACAATTATTTCATGTGTAGTACTGGCATTATCTGCATGTGGTTCCTCAGACAACGTAGTAACATCAAAAGTAGGAAATGTTACAGAGAAAGAGTTAAGTAAAGAATTAAGACAAAAATATGGAGAAAGTACTTTATACCAAATGGTGTTAAGTAAGGCATTACTAGATAAATATAAAGTTTCAGATGAGGAAGCGAAAAAACAAGTTGAAGAAGCAAAAGATAAAATGGGTGACAACTTCAAATCGACTTTAGAACAAGTTGGATTGAAAAATGAAGATGAATTAAAAGAAAAAATGAAGCCAGAAATCGCATTTGAGAAAGCGATTAAAGCGACTGTTACAGAAAAAGACGTAAAAGATAACTATAAACCAGAGATAAAGGTAAGTCACATTTTAGTGAAAGATGAAAAGACCGCTAAAGAAGTGAAAGAGAAAGTAAATAATGGTGAAGATTTTGTGGCTTTAGTGAAGCAATACTCAGAGGATACTGGTTCAAAAGAACAAGGCGGAGAAATAACTGGTTTCGCTCCAGGGCAAACGGTGAAAGAATTTGAGGAAGCCGCATATAAATTAGATGCAGGACAAGTAAGTGATCCGGTAAAAACAACTTACGGTTACCATATTATTAAAGTGACAGATAAAAAAGAATTGAAGCCATTTGATGAAGTGAAAGATAGCATTCGTAAAGACTTAGAACAGCAAAGACTACAAGATACGACAGGGAAATGGAAACAACAAGTAGTCAATGACTTATTGAAAGATGCTGATATTAAGGTGAACGGCAAAGAATTTAAAAATACATTTGAATTTCTAGAAAAGAAATAATGACTGTAATTAGAAAAGGGAACCTATATAGGTTCCCTTTTCTAGTTAGTGTGTGAGTTATAAATAGATAGTAAGACAATACAATATTACATATAAATATTAAGAATTACAATGGGAATTTATGTAATTATTTTAAGGTAGAATAATCATTACTTCAAAGAATGCTGATATTATAATGTTTTATTTGTTTAATTTCATTAAATATAAAGTGAATTTATTATTTTTTTCTCACTATTTGTAGGTAGTATGATTGGTGTGGGCCAATTATTAGTCGGGAATGAACAAAACTTGAGTTGATTTAAGTTTTACTTTTTTAAAGTGGATAAACATAGTTTGCAGAATGAAACATACATTAATATTGATGTTAAATGAAGTAAAAAGCAGAGCATTCCATTAAAATGGATGTTCTTCTTAGTATGGAATTTTCAGAGGAAGAATGAACATTTTTAAATGGATTATTGAATAGATAAATATATTACGTAGGAGGAGAACATGTGAAAGTAATTTTTCAAAGAGAAGATGCAGGGAAAGTTTTTGAATCGAACGATGAAGATATAAGTAACTTATTAGCTATTTTAAAAGAAACGAAAGGGATTAAGATCGGGATGGTTGAGTATGAAGTATTAAAATACGAATTAGAGTATTTTCGTAACCCTAAAAAAGCAGTAACAGAGAGGGAGTTACATATAATAGTACAACCAAAATATATGAAATAATTAGGGGGAATTATTTATAGATAGTCTTATACCGTATGTACGAAAAGAGAGTGTTTAAATTGCTCTCTTTTCATAGAACTTTTTTGAGTTCGTTCTTTATAATATATGCTTTCATTTATAGATGGTTAATAAACTTGAAAATTAAAACTTTTTTGTTGGTATGTGAACGCCCTATTAAATAAGAAGTGAAAAGCTTATTTGAAGAAGAAAAAATAAGTAATTAAATTATATTATATTTTATTAAAAATATAATTATAGCTCTTCTCAAAAGAACGTAGGTTCGTGTATAATTAGAACGAATGTTCTTGTGGTGTGAATATGAGTCAAGGAATTATGAAAGAATAGTTGAAAATAATTTGCATGAATTAAAATGGATAAATGAGCAAGGAGCTAAAGAAATGAATGATGTAAAGGTGCAGAAAATAGAAAGAGAATGGGTTCCATTTACAGTAATGTCTGAACAGTTGTTAAGTATGCGAGAGGTTGTTGGAGAAAAATTTAAAGTACAAAAACCGCTCGTAACAAACGAAGCCAAAGAAAGAATTTCTGATAAATTATTAATGTCCTTTTTGTCTGAAAAAGAAATATTGGTGACATATTTTGAAGATGGATATATCCTTACAAGTTATATGACAGTTGTGCATATAAACCCGCTAAAGCGCATAGTAATATGTACTGACGCCTTTTATAAAACTTATGTATTTAATACTATGGATGTTATTGAAATAACGTAAAGGAAGCTGAAATTTAAGTTTTAGCTTTTTTATTTTTGTTAGATGAGGGATAGAAATAATAAAACGAAAAAGCAGCTAGCTTCATACTAGCTGCTAAGCCCCAGGGAAAGGGAGAAAAAGATAGGGTACTCCAAAAATCAACAATAGCTGTGTAACAGCCTGATTACAGTATAGACAAGTTTAAAATTTCTAAACAAAACGATGAAAAATAGGATTAAGCTGTACCCACTTGGTTTTGATCTGCAAGGTCAGAATCAAACGTATTAGTCGCGCTCACGCCATTAAAAGTGTTAACAACAAAACCAACGTTTGAAGCACCAGATCCATTATAAGCCTTCGTATTTTCTTTCGGAGAAACGTTGTAGAAATCACCTAAGTTAAATGAACCGTTACTATTTTGTACAACTAAATTCCCTACAACTGAGGGCATGGTTTTCACCCGCTTTACAATCATTTGTTAACACTACCATATGATACTATATCCAAATGGTTCATGTAACAAAACTTGTGGAATAGTAAATCATTTGAAGTGTAGCTTAATCCCACAATAAAAGTATGTTAAAATTAATGTAAGGATGAGTAATTAAAAATAGTGATTGTATAATTAATATATATGAAAACAAAGGAGGCAAAATGTAATGAATAATGTTATAAAAAAAGTAGATTTAACAGATGCAAAATCAAGTAATCTTGTTGCACTTATTTATAGCAATGAAGTTATATTGGTCGAAGAAGCATTTTGTCCAAATGAAATAAAATTAAAATTTAATGAAATTGCAATTTTATCGGCTATTAAAACAGCACATATAATGAAAGTATCCATCAGAAAAGAACTGGAAGCAATTTTTCATGACACTGGTGTTTTATTTGTAAAGCATAGTGTTGATTATGGTAACAGTCACTCTATCACTATGCATTTTGAGCAATTTAAAAAGTTGCAACATGAGATTGAGAATTTATGTAAAAGTATGTAATAAGAATAAATGAAGATTCTTTCATAGAGGTGAACAGTTCTATGTTGAAAAAATGGGTTGAAAATTTTTTAGATGAATCTAAATGTAAACATAAGTATGGTGTTATTAAGATACAGGATAATGAAGATTTTAAAACGGGTAAGCTAGGTGTAGCTTATGTGTATCGGTGTGAGAAATGCGGGAAAGAGAAGCTGAAATTTAAGAGTAATAACGAAATAAATAATGATTTTTTTGATATATAAACAAGGGTAACTGCTAGCGTTACTCTTTTTCTTTATATAAAAACTCCTTCTAAAGTATGAAATGAGTTGATACTTTAGTAAATGGCTGAGTGTAAAAGAAGATAATAAAATGTTGTAAAGGAGATATGTGAAATTTCAATTTTACTTAAGTAGAAAAGTTGAAATGGTAGGTTTTTTTGCATTAGAATAGAATATATAGCAGGAGAAAAGATATT
This Bacillus paramycoides DNA region includes the following protein-coding sequences:
- a CDS encoding peptidylprolyl isomerase PrsA — its product is MKKNKLFLGTIISCVVLALSACGSSDNVVTSKVGNVTEKELSKELRQKYGESTLYQMVLSKALLDKYKVSDEEAKKQVEEAKDKMGDNFKSTLEQVGLKNEDELKEKMKPEIAFEKAIKATVTEKDVKDNYKPEIKVSHILVKDEKTAKEVKEKVNNGEDFVALVKQYSEDTGSKEQGGEITGFAPGQTVKEFEEAAYKLDAGQVSDPVKTTYGYHIIKVTDKKELKPFDEVKDSIRKDLEQQRLQDTTGKWKQQVVNDLLKDADIKVNGKEFKNTFEFLEKK
- a CDS encoding YolD-like family protein, which produces MNDVKVQKIEREWVPFTVMSEQLLSMREVVGEKFKVQKPLVTNEAKERISDKLLMSFLSEKEILVTYFEDGYILTSYMTVVHINPLKRIVICTDAFYKTYVFNTMDVIEIT
- the gerPF gene encoding spore germination protein GerPF, which produces MPSVVGNLVVQNSNGSFNLGDFYNVSPKENTKAYNGSGASNVGFVVNTFNGVSATNTFDSDLADQNQVGTA